The DNA region ACACCTTTTACATAAGAGTTATTAAAAATTTCTTTTGTTATATCTTTTTGGGTTGCTATGCTTATAGCTGTTGTTAACTTACTTGGAGTTAAACGACCCTCGTTTATGTCAACATTAAAATCTCCTTTTTGAGCTAATGTGTTGTAGTTAAATACCAAATCTCCAATTCCTTCATAAAATTCACCAAAATTAAGCATGTGAGTTAGTTTTGAGATTTTAAATTTATCAAAAGTTGCTTTTAAATTTTCATTTGTTAAATTTGCTTTAAAATTTCCATCAAAAAGATTAGAGTTTGCAGTTGCAACTAGATTTTTAGCATCTTTTTTGATTTCACCATTTAAACTAACACTTCCTATCATCTTTTTTCCGCTGATAAAAGCTAGTTTTGATAAGTCATTTACAAAAGCTTCATAATTTGCATTTAAAGAGTTTTTATTTATATCAAAACTTCCATTTAGCTTTTTTAAGTTTGCTAAGTCTGAGTTGATAACTGCGTTAAAATTTGCTATGGAATTTGCTATGTTTATATCAGAGTTTGCATTTAGTTTTATATTTTTTGGAAACTCTTTATTTAGCATTTTGCTTAGTTCTTTATCATTTAATATACTATTTGATAAATTTATATTAGCAGTTCCGTTTAAATTTTTTATATCAATACTTGAAAGGTTAATTTTAGCTTTTAAATCTCCACTTGCAAGAGGATTTTGACCGATTAGAGCAAATATATCATTTAGCTTTAAGTTATTAACATCAGCGTTTAAATTTGAACCGTTTGAACTGGCTTTGATTTCTCCACCTAAGGTATTAACATTTAAATTTAGACCTTTTAGGGCATTGTTTTTCATGTTAACATCACCACTAGCTTTTAAATTTCCTTTTAAAGTTTGCTTTGTAAATTCCTTTAATTTGCTTAAATCATCAACACTAGCCTTAAAATCAGCCTTTAAGTCTTTTTCCTTTAAATTATAAATAGCTTTTAAATTATCAATTTTAAATAAATTTGATGCTAAATTTGAAACTGAGTTTACAATTCCATTTTCTATTAAAGTTTTTGATGCAATTTCAAAATTATTATTTTGTGGAAAATCTAAATTAGCCATTTTTTTAAGCTCTACTGGATTTATTTTACCATCTATTACATTTAAAATTGCACTTCCTTGAATATTGTTAAAATCATAAACATCATTTATTTTTATTTCACCATTTATTAAGCCGCTTATAGCTTTTGGCATTGAGGCAACCCCCATTAATTCAGCGATTTTAATTGAGTTTATTTTTGCATCTAAAATTTTATCTTGTAAGTTTGCATTAACTTCTCCACCAAATCCAACTAAATTAAACTTTACAAACTCAGGCTTGTTATCAACAACTTTTGTAAAACCATCAACTTTTAAATTTCCATTAAGTTTTTGCTTTGTGAATGGTTCTAAATTTGCCAAATCCAAAATATCAAGGCTAAAATCACTTTCTAAATTTTTGTTATCTAGATTAAATTTAGTCTCTTTTGCTTCTATATTTGCTAATTTTGAGTTTAAATTTGAACTTGCTGTAATGATATTATCTTTTAAAGTAATATCTGAGTTTAGATATAGTGCGATATTGTTTGGAATTGTGATGTTTTTATCTTTTAAGCCATCTTTATTAATAGCTAAATCATTTGATGTGATATTTGCTTCACCAAAACCATTTTGTATATTTGCAACTGCGTTTATCTTTCCAGTTATAAAAGCTGGTTGGTTTGCTAATTTCATAGCTTTTTGTACATTTAGCCCTTTTGCATCCAAATCAACATCAAAAGGCTTAAGGTCTTTTAAAACAGCTAAAAATCTAACATCGCTATCAAGCATTTTGCCAACACCATTTGCGCTAAAATCTTTTATTTTTCCTCTAATTTTACCATTTAAGCCCATAGGTTCATCAAGCTTAATTTTAAAGCTATTTAAATTTTGAACATCAACACTGTAGTCTAGGTCAAAACTTTGTGAAAAAAGCGAATATTTACCTTTAACATCAGCACTTATTTCACCATTTACAATAGCACTTATATCAAGACTTTTAAAATTTAGATCAAATTTTGTAAGTTTTAAATCAAATCCTGATTTATCTTTTACAGTTTTTTCAATATAAGGCTTTACTAAGTTATTACCAAAACCTGTAAATAATAAGCCGTATAAAACAACTACGATAAGTATTAAAAAAATACCCAAATATTTGAGTAACTTCATACTTTACTCCTTTTTAAAATTAAATATTAAAAATTATATCTTATTTTGGTAAAGAATTAGTTAAGTTGTTTTTATATAAAAAGCTGAGTGTTAAAGACTAAAATATTATGATAAAAATATAGATAAGTATTGACATGTTTTAAAAAATTGATTATAATTTCATCACTTTAAAACTTAGAGTGCTAAAAAATATAACACAAGAAAGGAAAAAAATGAATTTTCAACCATTAGGAAAACGTGTTTTAGTTAAACGCGAAGAGGAGACAAAAACAACTGCTACAGGTATTATTATACCAGATAATGCAAGCAAAGAAAAGCCATCAAGTGGCGAAGTAATCGCTGTTGGATGCGATGAAGAGTGTAAAGCTATAAAAGTTGGTGATAAAGTTGTTTTTTCTAAATATTCAGGAAGCGAAATTGCTCTTAATGATGAAAAATATTTAGTTTTAAATTTAGAAGATGTTCTTGGAATAATTAAATAGATAAAGGATAAATAATGGCAAAAGATATAATTTACTCAGATGACGCAAGAAATAAACTTTATGAAGGTGTAAAAAAATTAAATGACGCTGTTAAAGTTACAATGGGACCAAGAGGAAGAAATGTTTTAATTCAAAAATCTTTTGGTGCTCCAGCTATTACAAAAGATGGCGTAAGTGTTGCAAAAGAAGTTGAATTAAGCGATACATTGGAAAATATGGGTGCAAGCTTAGTTAAAGAAGTTGCAAACAAAACAAATGATGAAGCAGGTGATGGTACAACAACAGCTACTGTTTTAGCCCATGCAATCTTTAAAGAAGGTTTAAGAAACATAACAGCTGGTGCTAATCCAATTGAAGTAAAAAGAGGAATGGATAAAGAAGCTAATGCTATTATAGATGAGCTTAAAAAAATCTCAATACCTGTAAAAGGCAAAAAAGAAATTACTCAAGTTGCGACTATTTCAGCAAATTCAGATGAAAAAATCGGAAATTTAATAGCTGATGCGATGGAAAAAGTTGGAAAAGATGGTGTTATAACCGTTGAAGAGGCAAAATCAATAGATGATGAACTAAGCGTAGTTGAGGGAATGCAATTTGATAGAGGATACTTAAGTCCTTATTTTGTTACAAATGCTGAAAAAATGACAGTTGAGTTAAGTAGTCCTTATATTTTATTATTTGATAAGAAAATTACAAATTTAAAAGATTTATTACCAGTTCTTGAAAAAGTTCAACAAAGTGGAAAACCTCTTTTAATTATTGCTGAGGATATTGAAGGTGAAGCTTTAGCTACTTTGGTTGTTAATAAACTAAGAGGTGTGTTAAATATATCAGCTGTTAAAGCTCCTGGATTTGGTGATAGAAGAAAAGCAATGCTTGAAGATATTGCTATTTTAACAGGTGGAAATGTAGTAAGTGAAGAACTTGGAAGAACACTTGATAGTGTAACTTTAGAAGATTTAGGTGAAGCAGAAAGCATAAATATAGATAAAGATAACACAACTATTGTAAATGGAAAAGGTGATAAAGCTGCAATTGATGCAAGAATCGCTCAAATAAAAGCACAAATAATAGAAACAACAAGCGATTATGATAAAGAAAAGCTTGAAGAAAGGCTTGCTAAATTAAGTGGTGGTGTAGCTGTTATAAAAGTAGGTGCTGCAACTGAAACTGAAATGAAAGAGAAAAAAGATAGGGTTGATGATGCACTAAATGCTACAAAAGCTGCTGCTGAAGAAGGTATAGTAATAGGCGGTGGAGCAGCACTTGTTTGTGCAAGTAAAAAAGTAAATTTAAATCTTTGTGGTGATGAAAAAATCGGAGCTGATATAGTAAGAAGAGCTTTAGTAGCTCCACTTAGACAAATAGCTTCAAATGCTGGATTTGATGCTGGTGTGGTATCACATGAGATTATGAATTCAAAAGACGATGAATCAGGCTTTGATGCAGTTAGCGGAAAATATGTAAATATGTTCGAAGAAGGAATTATTGATCCTGTTAAGGTATCAAGAGTTGCACTTCAAAATGCAGTAAGTGTTGCAAGTATGCTTCTAACAACAGAGGCTACAATTAGTGATATAAAAGAAGATAAACCAGCAATGCCAGATATGAGCGGCATGGGTGGTGGAATGGGAGGAATGGGTGGAATGATGTAGTTTTAACTACTATCAACCAACCTATTTTTCTTATTTGGTGTGAGAGTTTTACTCTTGCACCGCTCTTCTTTTATTTTTGATGGTTTTATTTTGATTTATTTTACTTCTGATTTACATTTTGGGCATAAAAATATATTAAAGTATTGTCCAAATTTTAGGAATTTTCAAAGCGTTGATGAGATGGATGAGTATCTCGTATATTTATGGAATAAAACTGTAACGCCTGATGATGAAATTTATAATTTAGGTGATTTTTCATTTTACAATAGTGTTGAAAAAATAAAGCAAATTTTAACAAGACTCAATGGCAAACACAGTTTAATCCTTGGAAATCACGATAATTTAATAAATGAAAATAAAGACTTATTTAAAAACAGATATAAAAATGATGGAAATTTGCTTTTAGAAGAAATTTTAAATTATAAAAAATTAAGCATTAAAATTAATGATATTAAAGAAAATTTTATTTTATTTCATTATCCAATTTTAGAATGGGATAAAAAAGATCATGGAAGTGTTTTGCTTTATGGGCATTTACATAATAATTTGGCAAGCATAAAGGGTAGGGCATTAAATGTTGGATATGATTTACACGGCAAAATTTTAAGTGTTTATGATGTAATTGAGTTTGTAAAAGATATAAAAAATTTAGAAAATTATCACTTATCAGAAATATTTTTAGAAAATCAAAATTTAGATGATAGAAAAAATTTAATTAAAACAATTATAAAAAAGATAAATAAGTAAAACAAAATTACAAATTCACAAAGATATAATGCGTATAAATTTACGCATTATATTATGTATTATTCTAAATTTAAGCTATACTGTTAGTTTTTCAAAAATTTAACTAGGTCTGCTTTGGCATCACCACTTATTAAAGATAGATTGAAATTTTTCACCAAAAAATCAAGTATTTCGTCATTTATAAACTCAGGTAAACTTGGTCCTATATGGATATTTTTAATGCCTAAATACAATAACGCAATTAAAATAATAACTGCTTTTTGTTCCATCCACATCAAAACTATGGAAATTGGAAGATCGTTTATAGCTATTCCTGTCGCCTCGCTTAGTGTTGTTGCGATTTTAACGGCACCGTTGCTGTCGTTGCACTGCCCTAAATCAATATATCTTGGAATTTTTGTGCCTTCTATTAAGCCAAAATCAACATCATTAAATCTAAATTTGCCACAACTTGATGTTAAAATTACGCAGTCTTTTGGCAGACTTAGAGCCAAATCTCTATAGTAATTTCTATCATTTCCAGGTGCATCACATCCTGCAATTACAAAAAATCTTCTAATCTTACCAGAAGTTACAGCTTTTAAAATTTCATCGGACATATTTAAAATGCTCTTATAATGCCCACCAGTTACCAAAGTAGCATCGCTTTGAAAGCCACTTATATCATCACATTCTAAAGCTTTATTAATTAGTGGTGTAAAATCATCATTTTCAATATGCCTAATTCCATCTGTTCCAGCGATACTATAACCAAAAAGTCTATCTTTATACTCGCAACTTTTTCTAAGTGGAACTATGCAATTTGTTGTCATCAAAATCGCACCTTTAAACTCATTAAAAAGTTTTGTTTGATCAAACCACGCCTTGCCAATATTCCCCTTTAAATGTGGATATTTTTTAAGTTCTGGATAAGCGTGAGCTGGCAGCATTTCAGAGTGGGTGTAGATATTTATACCTTTATTTTTAGTAGCATCAAGCAATTTTTTTAAGGCAAAAAGGTTGTGTCCGCTTACTAAAATAGCTTTTCCACAAGCTTTGTTTTGTGTGATTTTAACAGGTGATGGAATGCCAAAAGCATTGGTATGAGCTTGACTTAATATATCCATTATTTTAACTCCTGCCTCACCAACTTTTAAAAGTTGTTTGATATGCTCATCAAAATTAAAATTTGAATTTGTCAAGGTAAAATAAAGCGTATCGGCTATGACTTTATCAACTTCGC from Campylobacter ureolyticus includes:
- the groL gene encoding chaperonin GroEL (60 kDa chaperone family; promotes refolding of misfolded polypeptides especially under stressful conditions; forms two stacked rings of heptamers to form a barrel-shaped 14mer; ends can be capped by GroES; misfolded proteins enter the barrel where they are refolded when GroES binds); the encoded protein is MAKDIIYSDDARNKLYEGVKKLNDAVKVTMGPRGRNVLIQKSFGAPAITKDGVSVAKEVELSDTLENMGASLVKEVANKTNDEAGDGTTTATVLAHAIFKEGLRNITAGANPIEVKRGMDKEANAIIDELKKISIPVKGKKEITQVATISANSDEKIGNLIADAMEKVGKDGVITVEEAKSIDDELSVVEGMQFDRGYLSPYFVTNAEKMTVELSSPYILLFDKKITNLKDLLPVLEKVQQSGKPLLIIAEDIEGEALATLVVNKLRGVLNISAVKAPGFGDRRKAMLEDIAILTGGNVVSEELGRTLDSVTLEDLGEAESINIDKDNTTIVNGKGDKAAIDARIAQIKAQIIETTSDYDKEKLEERLAKLSGGVAVIKVGAATETEMKEKKDRVDDALNATKAAAEEGIVIGGGAALVCASKKVNLNLCGDEKIGADIVRRALVAPLRQIASNAGFDAGVVSHEIMNSKDDESGFDAVSGKYVNMFEEGIIDPVKVSRVALQNAVSVASMLLTTEATISDIKEDKPAMPDMSGMGGGMGGMGGMM
- the groES gene encoding co-chaperone GroES, with amino-acid sequence MNFQPLGKRVLVKREEETKTTATGIIIPDNASKEKPSSGEVIAVGCDEECKAIKVGDKVVFSKYSGSEIALNDEKYLVLNLEDVLGIIK
- the hcp gene encoding hydroxylamine reductase — encoded protein: MSGLEMFCHQCEMSAPNGCGSKGQSKGTCGKNSTLANLQDMMIFGLKGMSAYRHHANELGANTSEVDKVIADTLYFTLTNSNFNFDEHIKQLLKVGEAGVKIMDILSQAHTNAFGIPSPVKITQNKACGKAILVSGHNLFALKKLLDATKNKGINIYTHSEMLPAHAYPELKKYPHLKGNIGKAWFDQTKLFNEFKGAILMTTNCIVPLRKSCEYKDRLFGYSIAGTDGIRHIENDDFTPLINKALECDDISGFQSDATLVTGGHYKSILNMSDEILKAVTSGKIRRFFVIAGCDAPGNDRNYYRDLALSLPKDCVILTSSCGKFRFNDVDFGLIEGTKIPRYIDLGQCNDSNGAVKIATTLSEATGIAINDLPISIVLMWMEQKAVIILIALLYLGIKNIHIGPSLPEFINDEILDFLVKNFNLSLISGDAKADLVKFLKN
- a CDS encoding metallophosphoesterase family protein, which codes for MRVLLLHRSSFIFDGFILIYFTSDLHFGHKNILKYCPNFRNFQSVDEMDEYLVYLWNKTVTPDDEIYNLGDFSFYNSVEKIKQILTRLNGKHSLILGNHDNLINENKDLFKNRYKNDGNLLLEEILNYKKLSIKINDIKENFILFHYPILEWDKKDHGSVLLYGHLHNNLASIKGRALNVGYDLHGKILSVYDVIEFVKDIKNLENYHLSEIFLENQNLDDRKNLIKTIIKKINK